A DNA window from Mastomys coucha isolate ucsf_1 unplaced genomic scaffold, UCSF_Mcou_1 pScaffold21, whole genome shotgun sequence contains the following coding sequences:
- the Mki67 gene encoding proliferation marker protein Ki-67 isoform X2 — MASSARLVTIKRSGEDGAHFPLSLSSCLFGRSIECDIRIQLPVVSKKHCKIEVKEQEATLYNFSSTNPTQVNGATIDEPVRLRHGDIITIIDRSFRYEDGSHEDGSRSTEFPGRSLGKEPSRRASRDSFSADPDKSEGMPSKRRRVSFGGHLRPELFDENLPPNTPLKRGETPTKRKSLGTHSPAVLKKIIKERPQSPGKHESPGITPPRTNDQRRRSGRTSLPSSGSKFVCETDVPKKAGRKSGTLPAKRASISRSQHGILQMICSKRRSGASEANLIVAKSWADVVKLGVKQTQMKVVKHVPQKQTSKRQRRPSTPKKPTSTLHNQFSTGHANSPCTIIVGRAQIEKVSVPARPYKMLNNLTLNRKVDFSEDLSGLTEMFKTPVKEKQQQMSDTGSVLSNSDNLFERQLQVTNSGDTPLPNTPEILGEKVLSNTQNEAKQQSDRYSASPALRRRSIKRENTVQTPKNAHNIAPLEKKTPGSETEPLKTALSMSKLRRSRELRHTLAESMNEKTEPVLAESITGRHLKKTFGGQEVDQQVQDSRNSSQRCKENGELNEGSEKTSARRSSARKQKPTKDLIGSQMVTQTVDYAEKLLSQEQRAIQNLDLAVNMQNTLISDDQGITKQKVNIATKEKFWPKTPSKMTQPLESQAGLKTSTKPRSSTPGKKVDVEEELCAPTKLIYMSGKTRHTSKVLERERGDIKDLKQCENEMLAPTVSGSKRALEKAKEKAQPLEDLTGFQELFLSPVPGDKVRKMSSKFSHTEPVRTPASTKRLSKTGLAKVDVREEPSTLEKRTKSPGRATGTPAPVQEENESTAFMETPKQKLDFTGNSTGHKRRSRTPKNRVQPLEDLDGFQELFQTPAGASDPLTVDESAKMSLESSQAEPVRTLTSSKRLSKTGFGKVDVREEPSTLGKRTKSPGRATGTPAPMQEENDSTAFLETPKQKLDFTENLTGHKRRLRTPKIRVQPLEDLDGVQELFQTPAGASDPVAVDESAKMSLESSQTEPVRTVANTKRLSERALSKGDVGGALSLLSKPTCASQKVMHTLTLSEDHGRETKDVKELLAQTLDPAVHVTRGKRQQGSCKKRSQSQEDLFGLQELFQTSGHNRDSVTLDSLTKLSGRSPPPVTIDTSVSSRRQTRTGLRKVHVKNELSGDIMHPQMSGEIIDLSREPECEDKVIKTRKQSVKRKLDTTVNVPGSKRQRVTRKAEKTLEDLPGFQELCYAQSLVMDSVIVDKTTKMPSKSPEPVNTTSETQPRRQLRRLGMTEKPIPQRKTTRVLRQTRNIHKEPIGDSKGIEEFMESSAQKQLPAICLTGRRNPPRRVKEKTQPLEDLTTFPEETATRMSSKSPQPEEKKILAGLERKLKIQLFKVSVEGEPTAQRKQPARETRNTLKKPVGDSINVEELKKSTKRKIDPVASVPVNKRPQRVPKEKAQPLELAGLKGPVQTIGHTEESASDRGPTQIPCNSLHPEQVDSLQSSPRRPRTRHGKIEADKEPSAVRKTSRQAMRSRKIPEIDDNGTQASEASIKQTLDTVDKVTGSRRQLRTRKDGVQPHEVLGDSKEITRISDHSEKLTHDLKSTVQQKPDSAKPLRTCRRVLRVSKEDPKEMLVDTRDSSALQSKSAPFLSPKRKSVRDGSILKTRALRSVTPKQEATDEKLVPKNQRAASSKRHLSPEPVKMKHLRIVSNKLESVEEQVSTVMKTEEMEAKRENPVTADQKTPECSRYRKKNNEKQPRPRCDASAEKVEIKKNEKTMKTVSQETELQNPDDGAKKSTSRGKVSGKRTCLRSRGQTEIPQPCEAEEKTSKSGAEILTKTQKEKGASGDSDVRCLRSRKTRVTLDSEPKPRVTRGAKKDAKTPKKDEDIVYTKKLRTRSHQKSETV; from the exons ATGGCGTCCTCGGCTCGCCTGGTCACCATCAAGCGGAGCGGCGAAGACGGAGCACACTTCCCGCTGagcctcagttcctgcctgtTTGGAAG GAGTATTGAATGTGACATTCGTATCCAGCTGCCTGTAGTGTCAAAAAAACATTGCAAAATTGAAGTCAAAGAGCAAGAG GCAACATTATATAATTTCAGTTCTACCAATCCAACGCAAGTAAATGGGGCTACTATAGATGAGCCTGTGAGACTGAGACATGGAGACATAATAACAATCATTGACCGCTCCTTTAG ATATGAAGATGGAAGTCATGAGGATGGAAGCAGGTCAACAGAATTTCCAGGAAGGTCACTTGGAAAG GAACCATCACGGCGAGCCTCAAGAGACAGCTTCTCTGCTGACCCTG ACAAGAGTGAGGGAATGCCTTCAAAAAGAAGACGTGTATCCTTTGGTGGTCATTTAAGACCTGAATTATTTGATGAAAACTTGCCTCCTAATACACCACTCAAAAGAGGAGAAACGCCAACCAAGAGGAAGTCTCTTGGCACTCACAGTCCAGCCGTCCTGAAGAAAATCATCAAG GAACGGCCTCAGTCTCCAGGGAAACATGAGTCTCCTGGAATAACTCCACCGAGGACAAATGATCAAAGGCGCAGATCAGGCAGGACTTCACTTCCTTCCAGTGGAAGCAAATTCGTATGTGAGACAGACGTTCCCAAGAAAGCAGGCAGGAAGAGCGGCACCCTGCCTGCGAAGAGAGCATCCATCAGCAGGAGTCAGCATGGCATTCTACAGATGATTTGCTCCAAAAGGAGGAGTGGTGCTTCCGAAGCCAACCTGATTG TTGCAAAATCATGGGCCGATGTTGTAAAACTTGGCgtgaaacaaacacaaatgaaagTTGTGAAACATGTCCCTCAAAAGCAGACGagcaaaagacaaagaagacCCAGTACTCCAAAG AAACCCACAAGCACCCTTCACAATCAATTTTCTACAGGCCATGCAAACTCACCCTGTACCATTATAGTAGGGAGAGCGCAGATTGAGAAAGTAAGCGTGCCTGCCCGACCCTATAAAATGTTAAACAACTTGACGCTAAACCGAAAAGTGGACTTCAGTGAAGATCTGTCAG gACTAACTGAAATGTTCAAGACTCCAGtaaaggagaagcagcagcagatgaGTGATACGGGCTCCGTTCTTTCCAATTCAGATAATTTGTTTGAAAGACAGTTGCAAGTAACTAATTCAGGAGACACACCCCTGCCCAACACCCCAGAGATTTTGG gAGAAAAAGTGCTCTCCAATACTCAGAATGAAGCAAAGCAGCAATCTGATAGATATTCTGCAAGTCCTGCCTTAAGACGGCGGAGCATCAAACGTGAAAACACAGTGCAAACTCCTAAGAATGCCCATAACATTGCTCCCCTTGAGAAGAAGACTCCAGGCTCTGAGACAGAGCCTCTGAAGACTGCATTGAGTATGAGCAAGTTAAGGAGATCTAGAGAGCTCAGACACACCCTTGCAGAAAGTATGAATGAAAAAACAGAACCAGTCCTTGCTGAGAGCATCACAGGAAGACATTTAAAGAAGACATTTGGAGGACAAGAAGTGGATCAACAGGTGCAGGACAGTAGAAACTCTTCACAAAGATGCAAGGAAAATGGTGAATTAAATGAAGGTTCAGAAAAGACATCAGCTAGGAGATCAAGTGCCAGAAAGCAGAAGCCAACAAAAGACTTAATAGGAAGTCAGATGGTCACCCAAACAGTGGACTATGCTGAGAAACTACTTAGTCAAGAACAAAGAGCCATACAGAACCTAGATTTAGCAGTGAACATGCAAAACACATTAATAAGTGATGATCAAGGAATTACAAAACAGAAAGTGAACATAGCAACCAAAGAGAAGTTCTGGCCAAAGACCCCTAGCAAAATGACACAACCTCTAGAAAGCCAAGCTGGTCTCAAAACAAGTACGAAGCCACGGAGCAGCACGCCTGGGAAGAAGGTAGACGTGGAGGAAGAACTCTGTGCTCCCACAAAGCTTATATATATGTCAGGGAAGACCAGGCATACTTCCAAAGTTCTAGAACGTGAGCGTGGGGATATCAAAGATTTGAAGCAATGTGAAAATGAAATGCTGGCCCCAACAGTAAGTGGAAGCAAGAGGGCTTTAGAAAAAGCTAAGGAAAAGGCTCAGCCCCTGGAAGACCTGACTGGTTTCCAGGAACTCTTTTTATCACCAGTTCCTGGTGACAAAGTAAGAAAAATGTCCAGCAAATTTTCACACACAGAACCAGTCAGAACCCCAGCAAGCACAAAGAGACTGTCCAAGACAGGTCTTGCTAAGGTGGATGTGAGAGAAGAGCCTTCAACActtgagaaaagaacaaagtcaCCAGGCAGAGCCACAGGCACACCAGCACCAgtgcaggaagaaaatgagagcaCAGCCTTTATGGAAACTCCAAAACAGAAACTGGATTTCACAGGAAATTCAACAGGACATAAGAGGAGGTCACGGACACCTAAGAACAGAGTTCAGCCCCTAGAAGACCTGGATGGCTTCCAAGAACTCTTCCAAACACCAGCTG GTGCCAGTGACCCACTGACTGTTGATGAAAGTGCAAAGATGTCTTTGGAATCTTCACAAGCAGAACCAGTCAGAACCCTGACAAGCTCAAAGAGACTTTCCAAGACAGGTTTTGGTAAGGTGGATGTGAGAGAAGAGCCTTCAACACTTGGAAAAAGAACAAAGTCACCAGGCAGAGCCACAGGCACACCAGCACCAATGCAGGAAGAAAATGACAGCACAGCCTTTTTGGAAACTCCAAAGCAGAAACTGGATTTCACAGAAAATTTAACAGGACATAAGAGGAGGTTACGAACACCTAAGATTAGAGTTCAGCCCCTAGAAGACTTGGATGGTGTCCAAGAACTCTTCCAAACGCCAGCTGGTGCCAGTGACCCAGTGGCTGTTGATGAAAGTGCAAAGATGTCTTTGGAATCTTCACAAACAGAACCAGTCAGAACCGTAGCAAACACAAAGAGACTGTCCGAGAGAGCTCTTAGTAAAGGGGATGTGGGAGGAGCACTCTCTCTGCTGAGTAAGCCGACGTGTGCATCACAGAAAgtcatgcacacacttacactttCAGAAGATCATGGCAGGGAGACCAAAGATGTGAAGGAATTGTTAGCTCAGACATTGGACCCAGCAGTACATGTCACTCGTGGCAAGAGGCAGCAAGGGTCATGTAAGAAAAGGTCCCAGTCCCAAGAAGACCTATTTGGACTTCAGGAGCTCTTCCAAACATCAGGCCATAACAGGGATTCAGTGACACTGGACAGTCTTACAAAACTTTCTGGAAGGTCTCCACCACCAGTGACAATAGACACTTCAGTAAGCTCACGGAGACAGACTAGAACTGGCCTGAGGAAAGTTCATGTGAAAAATGAACTTTCAGGAGATATAATGCATCCACAAATGTCAGGGGAAATCATAGACTTATCTAGAGAGCCAGAATGTGAAGACAAGGTCATTAAGACAAGGAAGCAATCTGTAAAGCGGAAATTGGACACAACAGTCAATGTGCCTGGCAGTAAGAGGCAAAGAGTtacaagaaaagcagaaaagaccCTAGAGGATCTGCCTGGCTTCCAAGAGCTCTGCTACGCTCAAAGCTTGGTAATGGACTCAGTTATTGTTGACAAAACCACAAAGATGCCCAGCAAATCTCCAGAACCTGTGAATACAACTTCAGAGACACAGCCAAGAAGACAACTCAGGAGACTGGGTATGACTGAAAAGCCCATACCACAAAGAAAGACTACAAGAGTGTTAAGGCAAACCAGAAACATACACAAAGAGCCCATAGGTGATAGTAAAGGTATTGAAGAGTTTATGGAATCTTCAGCACAGAAACAACTCCCAGCCATATGTTTAACTGGCAGGAGGAATCCACCAAGGAGAGTTAAGGAGAAGACCCAACCCTTGGAAGACCTGACCACTTTCCCAGAGGAAACTGCCACAAGAATGTCTTCCAAATCTCCACaaccagaagagaagaaaatcttAGCAGGCTTAGAGAGGAAGCTCAAAATACAACTATTCAAAGTGAGTGTAGAAGGAGAGCCCACAGCACAGAGAAAGCAACCAGCCAGGGAAACCAGGAATACACTCAAAAAGCCTGTTGGGGACAGTATAAATGTTGAGGAGCTTAAGAAATCTACAAAGCGGAAAATTGACCCAGTAGCAAGTGTGCCTGTCAACAAGAGGCCTCAGAGGGTACCCAAGGAAAAGGCACAGCCCCTAGAATTGGCTGGTCTCAAAGGACCAGTCCAAACCATAGGTCACACTGAGGAATCAGCAAGTGATAGAGGACCCACACAGATACCCTGTAATTCTCTACACCCAGAGCAGGTTGATAGCCTCCAAAGCTCACCAAGACGGCCCAGGACAAGACATGGGAAAATAGAGGCAGACAAAGAGCCTTCAGCAGTAAGAAAGACATCAAGGCAAGCTATGCGATCCCGCAAGATCCCTGAAATTGATGACAATGGTACCCAAGCTTCAGAGGCATCCATAAAGCAGACATTAGATACAGTAGACAAAGTAACAGGCAGCAGGAGGCAGCTAAGGACACGTAAGGATGGGGTTCAACCTCATGAAGTCCTGGGTGACTCCAAAGAAATAACCAGAATATCAGATCACTCTGAGAAACTAACACATGACCTTAAGAGCACTGTACAGCAAAAGCCAGACTCAGCAAAACCTCTGAGAACATGCAGAAGAGTGCTGAGGGTCTCTAAAGAGGACCCCAAGGAAATGTTGGTGGATACCAGAGACTCTTCAGCATTACAAAGCAAAAGCGCCCCTTTTCTGTCCCCCAAGAGGAAGTCTGTAAGAGATGGAAGCATTCTGAAAACCAGGGCTTTGCGCTCTGTAACACCAAAGCAGGAAGCAACGGATGAGAAGCTTGTAcctaagaatcaaagggctgCTTCCAGCAAGAGGCATTTATCACCTGAGCCTGTGAAGATGAAACACCTGAGAATTGTGTCAAACAAGCTTGAATCCGTGGAAGAGCAGGTTAGCACTGttatgaaaacagaagaaatggaggccaaaagagaaaACCCTGTCACTGCAGATCAG AAAACACCCGAGTGCTCTAGGTACcgaaagaaaaacaatgagaaacAGCCAAGACCCAGGTGTGATGCATCTGCAGAGAAGGttgagataaagaaaaatgagaagacgATGAAGACTgtctcccaggagacagagcTGCAGAATCCAGATGACGGAGCCAAGAAGTCTACATCTCGGGGCAAAGTCAGTGGGAAAAGAACATGCTTGAGGTCTAGAGGACAGACTGAGATTCCTCAGCCTtgtgaagcagaagagaaaacaagcaaatcaGGTGCAGAAATCTTGACAAagactcagaaagagaaaggcGCCTCTGGAGATTCAGATGTTAGGTGTTTGAGATCCAGAAAAACTAGAGTCACTTTGGACAGTGAACCTAAGCCAAGAGTAACTCGAGGTGCCAAGAAAGATGCAAAAACTCCGAAGAAG GATGAAGACATTGTATACACCAAGAAGTTAAGAACAAGAAGTCACCAGAAAAGTGAAACTGTGTAG